One region of Triticum aestivum cultivar Chinese Spring chromosome 6B, IWGSC CS RefSeq v2.1, whole genome shotgun sequence genomic DNA includes:
- the LOC123137259 gene encoding uncharacterized protein isoform X4, producing the protein MPHGVEERPAIGKSSIFMDEILTAEDGPHGRSFEVVKGRHEEWRIKGLCKELKAEVMVAGFNFLLSNSSRVLPRSEDEGKNKNLTKQLKKIKDQKMLYT; encoded by the exons ATGCCTCACGGGGTGGAGGAGAGGCCGGCCATAGGGAAAAGCAGCATCTTCATGGATGAGATCCTGACGGCTGAAGATGGTCCGCATGGGAGGAGCTTCGAAGTTGTCAAG GGGCGCCACGAGGAGTGGAGGATCAAG GGTCTTTGCAAGGAGTTGAAGGCTGAGGTCATGGTTGCCGGCTTCAATTTTTTGCTAAGCAATTCCTCAAGAGTCTTGCCAAG ATCTGAGGATGAAGGGAAGAATAAGAATTTAACTAAACAGTTGAAGAAGATCAAG GATCAGAAGATGTTGTACACATGA
- the LOC123137259 gene encoding uncharacterized protein isoform X3: protein MPHGVEERPAIGKSSIFMDEILTAEDGPHGRSFEVVKGRHEEWRIKVVGCQLQILGLCKELKAEVMVAGFNFLLSNSSRVLPRSEDEGKNKNLTKQLKKIKDLL, encoded by the exons ATGCCTCACGGGGTGGAGGAGAGGCCGGCCATAGGGAAAAGCAGCATCTTCATGGATGAGATCCTGACGGCTGAAGATGGTCCGCATGGGAGGAGCTTCGAAGTTGTCAAG GGGCGCCACGAGGAGTGGAGGATCAAGGTCGTGGGTTGCCAGCTTCAAATTTTG GGTCTTTGCAAGGAGTTGAAGGCTGAGGTCATGGTTGCCGGCTTCAATTTTTTGCTAAGCAATTCCTCAAGAGTCTTGCCAAG ATCTGAGGATGAAGGGAAGAATAAGAATTTAACTAAACAGTTGAAGAAGATCAAG GACCTACTATGA
- the LOC123137259 gene encoding uncharacterized protein isoform X5: protein MPHGVEERPAIGKSSIFMDEILTAEDGPHGRSFEVVKGRHEEWRIKGLCKELKAEVMVAGFNFLLSNSSRVLPRSEDEGKNKNLTKQLKKIKDLL from the exons ATGCCTCACGGGGTGGAGGAGAGGCCGGCCATAGGGAAAAGCAGCATCTTCATGGATGAGATCCTGACGGCTGAAGATGGTCCGCATGGGAGGAGCTTCGAAGTTGTCAAG GGGCGCCACGAGGAGTGGAGGATCAAG GGTCTTTGCAAGGAGTTGAAGGCTGAGGTCATGGTTGCCGGCTTCAATTTTTTGCTAAGCAATTCCTCAAGAGTCTTGCCAAG ATCTGAGGATGAAGGGAAGAATAAGAATTTAACTAAACAGTTGAAGAAGATCAAG GACCTACTATGA
- the LOC123137259 gene encoding uncharacterized protein isoform X1 produces the protein MPETSWEARRFRSMWISTITLPPTFSFPQLCIQVPNPADQYRSPALYCGHRVVSTLGNKFWVCWSILISSSLFSHLVIFTPLRRLPPIVEGDGLARPSTPIDNFRQAPSHSSSPYSDAFMAKIINRSKKLGRAEMNIRPPGSKPSRW, from the exons ATGCCGGAAACTTCTTGGGAAGCTCGCCGTTTCAG GTCTATGTGGATTTCCACAATAACACTACCTCCAACTTTCTCATTTCCCCAGCTCTGCATACAAGTTCCAAA TCCTGCAGATCAGTACAGGTCACCGGCTTTATATTGTGGTCACCGTGTTGTAAGTACTTTGGGAAACAAGTTCTGGG TTTGCTGGTCCATATTAATTTCCTCGAGCTTATTTTCACATCTCGTCATATTTACACCTCTCCGCCGACTGCCACCTATCGTGGAGGGAGATGGCTTGGCCAGGCCGTCAACACCCATCGACAACTTCCGGCAGGCGCCGTCCCATTCTTCCTCCCCTTACTCTGATGCCTTCATGGCCAAAATCATTAACAGGAGCAAGAAG CTGGGGAGGGCCGAGATGAACATCCGACCCCCTGGGTCTAAGCCATCGAGATGGTAG
- the LOC123137259 gene encoding uncharacterized protein isoform X2 has product MPHGVEERPAIGKSSIFMDEILTAEDGPHGRSFEVVKGRHEEWRIKVVGCQLQILGLCKELKAEVMVAGFNFLLSNSSRVLPRSEDEGKNKNLTKQLKKIKDQKMLYT; this is encoded by the exons ATGCCTCACGGGGTGGAGGAGAGGCCGGCCATAGGGAAAAGCAGCATCTTCATGGATGAGATCCTGACGGCTGAAGATGGTCCGCATGGGAGGAGCTTCGAAGTTGTCAAG GGGCGCCACGAGGAGTGGAGGATCAAGGTCGTGGGTTGCCAGCTTCAAATTTTG GGTCTTTGCAAGGAGTTGAAGGCTGAGGTCATGGTTGCCGGCTTCAATTTTTTGCTAAGCAATTCCTCAAGAGTCTTGCCAAG ATCTGAGGATGAAGGGAAGAATAAGAATTTAACTAAACAGTTGAAGAAGATCAAG GATCAGAAGATGTTGTACACATGA